The genomic interval AAAGCTGTCTCAGATCTACCCGATTCGCTGTGATATAAACGGAAGAGAGGATGTAAATTAAGGTCTCCGAGAAGATCTCTTCCAAACTCGGTACGCAGCATAAATCTTTCCGTAAAGCCATAGCCGAGAGATAATCCGCTTACGTAAAGGACATTCGGTCGTAAAGGAAAAGCGGTTGGATCAAGGAATATGTCCGTCACCTCATCCGCGGATAAAAAAGTACGTTTCTGCTCTGTCCAGGAGACTTTCTTATCGCCGTAATATCTGTCCATAGACCGTATATCCTGTTTAAGAACAACCACAACACCATAAGGCGTTTTGATTGAAACAGAGAAATCGTCTTCCGACAGGATCGGACCCAAAAAATGAGTTCCATCCTGCTTGGTCAGGTCTGCCATCTCTTCGAGGATATTAACTGCCGGGATTCTCAATACTCCCTCGGCGGTTTCAATAACTGCGATTGAATCAGCTTCTATGGAGATGATCTTTCCCTTTATGATATTTTCATCCCGAAGATGGAAAACCTTTGACATTCCTACTTCAAGGAAAGCCGGTTGAGCGCTCCTTAAGGCGGTCACTCTCTCACTCTTGATGCGTTCAAGAATTTTATTTTTGATTTCTATGAGAGAGGTGCCGTCACGGATACAGAAATTACTTGCCCATTTGTTCACAAACCCGTCCGTAGGGCAAATCACCGTTTCCGGGAGTTCTATCTTCTGTCCGTACAAGCCGTGTGCCATAACGAACACTACCAGACCTACACTTATTAACAATTTAATTCTTGTTAGATTTCTCATTTTATATTTTCCCTTATTTAATTTTTAAATAATTATTAAGAGGCTAAAATTCCTATACCCATGATAACGAGAGTGACAGCCCCTATGGATTTAAGAAATTTTCCGAAGCCGGACTCTTTCCTTTCAACAACCCTGGTTTGAATGATTCTTTCGTCCCTGATTGTATTTCGCAGTAATGAAACGAATTCTTCTTCCGAAAGGTCGCTGATAAAGCCCGGTCTTTTAATTTCAAAAGCCTGTGAGATACCATATTGAGCGGAGAGCTTGCTGAATAACAGCCTGAGTTCAGCGTCACTTAAATTCTCAAGAGGTTGTCTGCCTTGCTCTTCGGATTTTTCTGATTGTTTGAGAAGCAGCGTCTCCGAGCTTTTCTTTTGAACAAGTTTTGAAAGCGGGTAGCCGTCGTTCCAACAAAATTTTGCATCGGGACTGTTTTCTTTTCCGCATTGCGGGCAGATGATTTTACTCTTCTGAGAGGCATTCTCCCTCGTTTGCGCCTGCAATTCAACCCGGATGTCTGTAATTACGGGGAGCAGAAGGAGCAACGAAATTGCAATGCGAATTGCCATGATCTTCATGATTTATCCTCACTTTTTTCGTTTAACATATTTGATTCCAATTTTGGATGATTCAACATTTTCACTGAGTGTATAGGCAAAGAAGATGCCAGAATGGATAATGGCTGTTGAAATATTTGAGTAAGTCTTCTCTGAACGTTGTTACGTAACGGTCGGAAGAGATTAAAATTATTGTCTCTACTCCGGAAGGTAAATTGAAAATTGCCTGATAAAAAAGGCGGAAAGTGAAAGAAAAATCTTGCAGCTGCTGAAATATTATTTCTTATATTGTCTGGCATTGATATCCAATTTTTTAAGTTTATCCTGCAAATACTGGCGTCTGATCCCAATCTGTTCCGCTGTGCGGCTGATGTTACCTTTATGTTCGATAAGAGCGGATATGAAGTATTCTCTTTCGAAAGAGTCTATAATTCCCCTTTTTTCTTCCTGAAATGATAGGGTTTGATCTGAGCCGGTTGAAGTTTTTCTGCCACGGGGTACAGCCGCTTCAAAGTCCGTGAGGGTTAATACGGAGGATTCAGACAGGGCGACCGCTTTTTCGATAACGTTCATTAGCTCACGAACGTTACCTTTCCAATCAGAGTTAATGAGCATAGACGTCGCGTCCGATGTGACGCTTTCTACCTTTTTTGAGTGCTTTGAATTGAACAAATTTATAAAATGGTCTATCAATAACGGAATGTCTTCACGCCTTTCCCTTAAGGGAGGTAGTTCTATTTGTACCACGTTTATCCGGTAATAGAGGTCGCTTCGGAACCATCCATCCTCAATACCCTTTTCAAGGTCCTTGTTGGTAGCGCTGACAATCCGGACGTCCGCTTTTCTCGTTTCTGTCGAGCCGAGCGGTTCAAATGTGCCTTCCTGGAGTACCCGTAAGACTTTTGCTTGAGTTTCCGCCGCCATATCGCCTATTTCATCAAGAAATATAGTTCCCGTATCTGCAGCTTCAAATTTCCCTTTCCGGGAGCTTGTTGCACCGGTGAAGGCGCCTTTTTCATGCCCGAATAATTCGCTCTCAATCAATTCTAACGGGAGAGTAGCGCAATTAAAAGTGATAAAGTTATTAGAGGCGCGGGAGCTGTTTTCATGGATTGCCCGGGCTATCAGCTCCTTACCGGTACCGCTCTCTCCGCGTATAAGCACAGTGATGTCCACTGCACTTGCTTTATTTGTGAGCTCGAGAACCTTTCTGAAGGTATTGCTTTCGCCTATCAGTTTTTTGCCTTCATGGAGAACCTCTAACTGACGCCGGAGTGTTATGTTTTCCTTCCTGAGACGTACCTTTTCAGAAGCATTTCGTACAATCAGTTTGAGCTCATCCAATTCGAACGGCTTGGCTATGTAGTCATACGCCCCTGATTTCATTGCATCTACGGCTACTCGTTCGTTGCCGTATGCCGTGATGAAAATGACGATCGGGTCGAATTCGAGCTTTTTGATATTGGTTAAAAGCTCCATTCCGTCCATTTCGGGCATGACCATATCGGTTATCACTATGTCGGGTTCGATTTTTCGCGCAAGAGAAAGACCCTCAATCCCATTCGATGCTTCATGGATTTCGAATTGCTTTGAGAGAGCTTTCCGCAGGCCAAACCGTGACGCCTCATCGTCATCGATTATCAAAATCGAAATTTGGTCTTTATTCTCCAATTATCATCTCCATGAATATTGTCATACAGGTACAAATATCGAGACCGTAGTACCGTTGCCCGGATAGGTTGAAAACTCCAATTTACCACCGATTCTGTCTAATTTTCTTTTAACCGTTGCCAACCCCAATCCGGTGCCGTTTTTCTTGGTGGAATAAAACGGATCGCAGAGTAATTCTATTTTATCCTTGTCAATTCCCCTGCCTGTGTCGGTTACAGTGAAAATCAGAATATTTTGGGTTTCGTCATAATTCGCATCGATTGACACGCTCCCACTGTTATCTATCGCTTCGATGCCATTGAGCGCTACGTTTATGATAATTTCCCTTAAAGATTGATAATTCAGAGAGAGCGTAATATCTCCAATCGAATCTTTTGCCGTTAAACTGATGTTAGAGCGTTTAGCTTTATTTGCCAATAGTGATGCAACCTCATCGATTATCTCTTGAACTTTTATCGGTTCTACGATTTCCGAGTCGGGTTTAGAGTGAACAAGAATCTTGTTGACTACTTCCTTTAAGTGGTCAATTTCACTTTCAATGACCTGTAGGTCTTTGTTAATATCCGATTCAGAAGCGTGTTCCTCTCTCATAGTCTGGACTATGACTTTAATTGAACTAAGAGGATTTTTAACTTCATGGGTAATGTCCGCCGTCATTTTACCGATGACGGATAGTCTTTCAGATTCAATTAACTCGCTTGTCAGCTCGGAATTGTGAAGCGCTATTTGAACTTCATGCTGAAGAGTTTTGAGCAGTTCAATATCCTTAAAATTGAACCCTGCGCCGGATTGCTTTTGTCCCAGACAGAGAATACCGATCAGATTCCCACCGCTGAATATCGGCACAAGGACTAAAATGTTGTAGTAATCAAGGTCTTGACGAACCTTCTCAAGGTCCTCGGTAACCTGATGAAATTCCCATATCTTATCTATATGAACAGGAGCAGCGTCGTTTACGAACCGTTTCATAATAACAGATGAAAGGTCGAGATCGAATCCCGTGGATAGGTGTTTTCGACTCGATTTTTCCTGATCTATC from Candidatus Neomarinimicrobiota bacterium carries:
- a CDS encoding sigma-54-dependent Fis family transcriptional regulator, with amino-acid sequence MENKDQISILIIDDDEASRFGLRKALSKQFEIHEASNGIEGLSLARKIEPDIVITDMVMPEMDGMELLTNIKKLEFDPIVIFITAYGNERVAVDAMKSGAYDYIAKPFELDELKLIVRNASEKVRLRKENITLRRQLEVLHEGKKLIGESNTFRKVLELTNKASAVDITVLIRGESGTGKELIARAIHENSSRASNNFITFNCATLPLELIESELFGHEKGAFTGATSSRKGKFEAADTGTIFLDEIGDMAAETQAKVLRVLQEGTFEPLGSTETRKADVRIVSATNKDLEKGIEDGWFRSDLYYRINVVQIELPPLRERREDIPLLIDHFINLFNSKHSKKVESVTSDATSMLINSDWKGNVRELMNVIEKAVALSESSVLTLTDFEAAVPRGRKTSTGSDQTLSFQEEKRGIIDSFEREYFISALIEHKGNISRTAEQIGIRRQYLQDKLKKLDINARQYKK
- a CDS encoding zinc ribbon domain-containing protein, with the translated sequence MKIMAIRIAISLLLLLPVITDIRVELQAQTRENASQKSKIICPQCGKENSPDAKFCWNDGYPLSKLVQKKSSETLLLKQSEKSEEQGRQPLENLSDAELRLLFSKLSAQYGISQAFEIKRPGFISDLSEEEFVSLLRNTIRDERIIQTRVVERKESGFGKFLKSIGAVTLVIMGIGILAS